The Rhipicephalus sanguineus isolate Rsan-2018 chromosome 7, BIME_Rsan_1.4, whole genome shotgun sequence genome includes a window with the following:
- the LOC119398900 gene encoding 3-beta-hydroxysteroid sulfotransferase: MNHPSGLTTTSEANVRTNKPIFTQEVDGDFYNIHFDPEMIREALAFKPRPGDVIQMSYASSGTRWMQQMIQLIVYEGSSAISSDEVWERCAILEHRAKELDAFTSSPRLIMTHIRPGKLATIPEAKYIYVARNPWDVCCSSHGIAMKLTESAYRVPFDEYVPMFLDGRVSVGPYFEHVNAAYSRRHDPNFFFVTYEEMIADCGGVVLRLADFLGNDFGESLRNNPELLSDVLRKCSAPYMSALHSVSKEKFIRMAFKNPNISREATLRRTEGLEEAVTAVRKAKAGNWRGTFSKAALRMTIDKINSTPQAEFVKELWKDMFNEICHTLE, encoded by the exons ATGAACCACCCTTCGGGCTTG ACCACAACTTCGGAAGCCAACGTGCGAACCAACAAGCCTATCTTCACGCAGGAAGTTGACGGTGACTTCTACAATATTCACTTTGATCCGGAAATGATCCGCGAAGCTCTCGCCTTCAAGCcccgtcctggtgacgtcattcAGATGAGCTATGCATCCTCAGGCACGCGCTGGATGCAGCAGATGATACAGCTCATCGTCTACGAGGGAAGCAGCGCGATCTCATCCGACGAGGTCTGGGAGAGGTGCGCGATCTTGGAGCACCGTGCAAAAGAATTGGATGCATTCACGTCATCGCCGCGTCTGATTATGACGCACATTAGGCCGGGAAAGCTTGCTACAATCCCGGAGGCCAAGTACATCTACGTTGCCCGGAACCCGTGGGACGTTTGCTGCTCTTCGCACGGTATTGCCATGAAGCTGACTGAAAGCGCTTACCGGGTGCCCTTCGACGAATACGTGCCGATGTTTCTTGACGGGCGTGTGTCAGTCGGCCCGTACTTTGAACACGTGAATGCTGCTTACTCGAGACGGCACGATCcaaattttttctttgtcacttACGAAGAGATGATAGCGGACTGTGGCGGCGTCGTGCTACGGCTGGCGGACTTCTTGGGTAACGACTTCGGCGAATCTCTTCGTAACAATCCCGAACTCCTCAGCGATGTACTCAGGAAGTGCAGCGCCCCCTACATGAGTGCCTTACACAGTGTTTCGAAAGAAAAGTTCATTCGCATGGCATTCAAGAATCCGAACATCTCGCGCGAGGCCACATTGAGAAGAACTGAAGGCCTCGAAGAGGCCGTCACTGCTGTCAGGAAGGCGAAGGCCGGGAACTGGAGAGGTACATTTAGCAAGGCCGCGCTTAGAATGACGATAGATAAGATAAACTCAACTCCACAGGCTGAATTCGTGAAGGAACTGTGGAAGGATATGTTCAACGAAATTTGCCACACACTTGAGTAA